A region from the Lysobacter antibioticus genome encodes:
- a CDS encoding PQQ-binding-like beta-propeller repeat protein — MSSNVNKPSSRPVTTRAAQVVREYGPFGGTERVGGVTYDGRRVWAATGAKLVAFDPASGEPMDSLDVACDAGTAFDGTYLYQIAEARIDKIDPATGKVVASIPAPGNGGDSGLTWAEGSLWVGQYRDRKIHQVDPQTGAVIRSIESNRFVTGVTWVDGELWHGTWEGDDSELRRIDPADGTVLECLEMPPGVNVSGLESDGADLFYCGGGGSGKVRAVRRPRRAAA, encoded by the coding sequence ATGAGCAGCAACGTAAACAAACCCAGCAGCCGCCCGGTCACTACACGTGCAGCGCAGGTCGTGCGCGAGTACGGACCGTTCGGCGGCACCGAGCGGGTAGGCGGCGTGACTTACGACGGCCGCCGGGTATGGGCCGCCACCGGGGCCAAGTTGGTCGCTTTCGACCCGGCCAGCGGCGAGCCCATGGATTCGCTCGACGTCGCCTGCGATGCAGGCACGGCCTTCGATGGCACCTACCTGTACCAGATCGCCGAGGCCCGCATCGACAAGATCGATCCGGCCACCGGCAAGGTCGTGGCCTCGATTCCGGCGCCGGGCAACGGCGGCGATTCGGGGCTGACCTGGGCCGAGGGCAGCCTGTGGGTAGGCCAGTACCGCGATCGCAAGATCCACCAGGTCGATCCGCAAACCGGTGCGGTGATTCGTTCGATCGAGTCCAACCGCTTCGTCACCGGCGTGACCTGGGTCGACGGCGAGCTGTGGCACGGCACCTGGGAGGGCGACGACAGCGAGCTCCGCCGCATCGACCCCGCCGACGGCACGGTCCTGGAGTGCCTGGAAATGCCGCCGGGCGTCAACGTCAGCGGGCTCGAATCCGATGGCGCGGACTTGTTCTACTGCGGCGGCGGAGGCAGCGGAAAAGTCCGCGCCGTGCGACGTCCGAGACGCGCCGCGGCCTGA
- a CDS encoding DUF899 domain-containing protein codes for MNTVTAELNALHHPVVSRDRWTAARMKLLAREKELTRLGDEIASARRALPWVRVDKDYVFDTLQGPRSLAELFDGRRQLLVQHFMFAPGWEQGCKSCSYMADHNDGANPHLAQRDVTLVVVSRAPLADIERFRQRMGWQFPWVSSYGNDFNHDFGVSFTAEEVASGEVPYNYTVQAFPHVEAPGVSVFYKDEAGEVFHTYSRYGRGVEVMMGAYPLIDLTPKGRNEEALSYPMEWVRHRDRYEPASAATPAAATGSCCRTHD; via the coding sequence ATGAACACCGTCACTGCCGAGTTGAACGCCCTGCATCACCCGGTCGTATCCAGGGACCGTTGGACGGCCGCACGCATGAAATTACTGGCGCGCGAAAAAGAACTGACGCGCCTCGGCGACGAGATCGCCAGCGCGCGACGCGCGCTGCCCTGGGTGCGCGTCGACAAGGACTATGTCTTCGATACCTTGCAAGGCCCGCGCAGCCTCGCCGAACTGTTCGACGGCCGCCGTCAGTTGTTGGTGCAGCACTTCATGTTCGCACCGGGTTGGGAGCAGGGTTGCAAGAGCTGTTCCTACATGGCCGACCATAACGACGGCGCCAACCCGCACCTGGCGCAGCGCGACGTCACCCTGGTGGTCGTCTCGCGCGCGCCGCTCGCCGATATCGAACGTTTCCGCCAGCGCATGGGCTGGCAGTTTCCTTGGGTGTCGTCGTACGGCAACGACTTCAATCACGATTTCGGCGTCAGCTTCACTGCCGAGGAAGTCGCGAGCGGCGAGGTGCCCTACAACTACACCGTGCAAGCGTTCCCGCACGTGGAAGCGCCCGGCGTCAGCGTGTTCTACAAGGACGAGGCGGGCGAGGTCTTCCATACCTATTCGCGATACGGACGCGGCGTGGAGGTGATGATGGGCGCTTATCCGCTGATCGATCTCACGCCCAAGGGCCGCAACGAAGAGGCGTTGAGCTATCCGATGGAATGGGTGCGGCATCGCGACCGCTACGAGCCTGCATCCGCGGCCACGCCGGCGGCCGCGACCGGTTCGTGCTGCCGGACGCACGACTGA